The following are encoded together in the Neofelis nebulosa isolate mNeoNeb1 chromosome 9, mNeoNeb1.pri, whole genome shotgun sequence genome:
- the MXD1 gene encoding max dimerization protein 1 isoform X2 has product MAAAVRMNIQMLLEAADYLERREREAEHGYASMLPYNNKDRDALKRRNKSKKNNSSSRSTHNEMEKNRRAHLRLCLEKLKGLVPLGPESNRHTTLSLLTKAKLHIKKLEDCDRKAIHQIDQLQREQRHLKRQLEKLGIERIRMDSIGSTVSSERSDSDREIDVDVESTDYLTGDLDWSSSSVSDSDERGSMQSLGSDEGYSSSSTKRIKLQDNHKTCLGL; this is encoded by the exons ATGGCGGCGGCGGTTCGGATGAACATCCAGATGTTGCTAGAGGCGGCCGACTACCTGGAGCGGCGGGAGAGAG AAGCTGAACATGGTTATGCCTCCATGTTACCATACAATAACAAGGACAGAGATGCCTTAAAACGGAGGAACAAATCCAAGAAGAATAACAGCAGTAGCAG ATCAACTCACAATGAAATGGAGAAGAATAG GCGGGCCCATCTTCGCTTGTGCCTGGAGAAGTTGAAGGGGCTAGTGCCGCTTGGACCTGAATCGAACCGACACACTACGTTGAGTTTATTGACAAAAGCCAAATTGCACATAAAG AAACTTGAAGATTGTGACAGAAAAGCCATTCACCAAATAGACCAGCTTCAGCGAGAACAGCGACACCTGAAGCGGCAGCTGGAGAAGCTGGGCATCGAGAGGATACGGATGGACAGCATCGGCTCCACTGTCTCCTCTGAGCGCTCAGACTCCGACAGGG AAATCGACGTGGACGTTGAAAGCACAGACTATCTCACGGGGGACCTGGACTGGAGCAGCAGCAGCGTGAGCGATTCGGACGAGCGGGGAAGCATGCAGAGCCTCGGCAGTGACGAGGGCTACTCCAGCTCCAGCACGAAGAGGATAAAGCTCCAGGACAATCACAAGACGTGTCTGGGCCTCTAA
- the MXD1 gene encoding max dimerization protein 1 isoform X1 produces the protein MAAAVRMNIQMLLEAADYLERREREAEHGYASMLPYNNKDRDALKRRNKSKKNNSSSRSTHNEMEKNRRAHLRLCLEKLKGLVPLGPESNRHTTLSLLTKAKLHIKKLEDCDRKAIHQIDQLQREQRHLKRQLEKLGIERIRMDSIGSTVSSERSDSDREEIDVDVESTDYLTGDLDWSSSSVSDSDERGSMQSLGSDEGYSSSSTKRIKLQDNHKTCLGL, from the exons ATGGCGGCGGCGGTTCGGATGAACATCCAGATGTTGCTAGAGGCGGCCGACTACCTGGAGCGGCGGGAGAGAG AAGCTGAACATGGTTATGCCTCCATGTTACCATACAATAACAAGGACAGAGATGCCTTAAAACGGAGGAACAAATCCAAGAAGAATAACAGCAGTAGCAG ATCAACTCACAATGAAATGGAGAAGAATAG GCGGGCCCATCTTCGCTTGTGCCTGGAGAAGTTGAAGGGGCTAGTGCCGCTTGGACCTGAATCGAACCGACACACTACGTTGAGTTTATTGACAAAAGCCAAATTGCACATAAAG AAACTTGAAGATTGTGACAGAAAAGCCATTCACCAAATAGACCAGCTTCAGCGAGAACAGCGACACCTGAAGCGGCAGCTGGAGAAGCTGGGCATCGAGAGGATACGGATGGACAGCATCGGCTCCACTGTCTCCTCTGAGCGCTCAGACTCCGACAGGG AAGAAATCGACGTGGACGTTGAAAGCACAGACTATCTCACGGGGGACCTGGACTGGAGCAGCAGCAGCGTGAGCGATTCGGACGAGCGGGGAAGCATGCAGAGCCTCGGCAGTGACGAGGGCTACTCCAGCTCCAGCACGAAGAGGATAAAGCTCCAGGACAATCACAAGACGTGTCTGGGCCTCTAA